One region of Fibrobacter sp. genomic DNA includes:
- a CDS encoding 3-phosphoglycerate dehydrogenase family protein, with protein sequence MATIKTMNNISKKGLSLFGAYYQVSDTVENPDAILVRSAQVDTDNFDGLLAVARAGAGVNNITIDKASAKGVCVFNTPGANANAVAELVMTVLGMAVRNVAQAANWVKNLDLNDPDMAKTVESGKKKFAGSELAGKTLGVIGLGKIGVLVANYARWKNMRVIAYEPYPNALNMHELSNKVEIADLDTVIANSDFLTVHVPFIKGVTENLLNRKNLANFKGTHILNFARNGLVEMDPVYDMLANGTLQGYLSDFPDAKQIQNDKIMCFPHLGASTEEAEENCAVMAVEELKDYLEYGCVRNSVNFPALMDKPHMGIKSRVVVINEDVPNMIAEITKVIGAAGINIASFSNKSNGKIGYNLIDSEATIGDDIIDVLSKLEKVIKVRVIHF encoded by the coding sequence ATGGCAACTATTAAGACTATGAACAACATCTCCAAGAAGGGCCTTAGCCTCTTTGGAGCATACTATCAGGTTTCTGATACCGTCGAAAATCCGGATGCAATCCTCGTGCGCTCCGCTCAGGTTGATACCGACAATTTCGATGGCCTCCTTGCTGTCGCTCGTGCAGGTGCTGGTGTTAACAACATCACCATCGACAAGGCTTCCGCTAAGGGTGTTTGCGTGTTCAACACTCCGGGTGCAAACGCAAACGCTGTTGCAGAACTGGTGATGACCGTTCTCGGTATGGCTGTTCGTAACGTTGCTCAGGCTGCTAACTGGGTAAAGAACCTCGACCTCAATGACCCGGATATGGCTAAGACCGTTGAAAGCGGTAAGAAGAAGTTTGCTGGTTCTGAACTTGCTGGCAAGACTCTCGGTGTTATCGGCCTCGGCAAGATCGGCGTTCTCGTTGCTAACTATGCTCGTTGGAAGAACATGCGCGTTATCGCATACGAACCGTATCCCAACGCACTCAACATGCACGAACTTTCCAACAAGGTTGAAATTGCTGATCTCGACACCGTGATTGCAAATTCTGACTTCCTCACCGTTCACGTTCCGTTCATCAAGGGCGTTACCGAAAACCTCCTCAACCGCAAGAACCTCGCAAACTTCAAGGGTACTCATATCTTGAACTTTGCTCGTAACGGCCTCGTGGAAATGGATCCGGTTTACGACATGCTCGCTAACGGCACCCTCCAGGGCTACCTCAGCGACTTCCCGGATGCAAAGCAGATCCAGAACGACAAGATCATGTGCTTCCCGCACCTCGGCGCTTCCACTGAAGAAGCTGAAGAAAACTGCGCAGTCATGGCTGTTGAAGAATTGAAGGACTACCTGGAATACGGTTGCGTTCGTAATTCCGTGAACTTCCCGGCCCTCATGGACAAACCCCACATGGGCATCAAGAGCCGCGTTGTCGTGATTAACGAAGACGTTCCCAACATGATTGCTGAAATCACCAAGGTGATCGGCGCTGCTGGCATTAACATCGCTTCCTTCTCCAACAAGAGCAACGGCAAAATCGGTTACAACCTGATCGACTCCGAAGCAACCATCGGTGACGATATCATCGACGTTCTTTCCAAGTTGGAAAAGGTCATCAAGGTCCGCGTAATTCACTTCTAA
- a CDS encoding long-chain fatty acid--CoA ligase, with product MEPLQTPSLVHLFFTNCEREDFAGWYHRKNEQWVHFSRQDLRDHTRFLALAFKKHGINPGQSIGIVANSCPEWVMTDIASQINHAKVVPLFPNISSENFNFQCDDSDVQILLLNNVKELDKPLQECLGRFKAVICIDPTSELPENGVYWNALLKEGEELSKDEQSTLWLVRQVEKIHSDMPFSIIYTSGSTGRPKGVELTHRNMLSQIQVIKREYIHLDRKTDVALVILPVAHVLERMTIYFYIINGTKVYFGDTPKNTSKLMAEVRPTVMMVVPRILERVYESMTGAADKLHGPKRWLLNRAIKFAKIADPTKKGFSLGKIIYDKLVYSKMRDAIGGRYRIIVSGGGALNKSICRFLLNVGVNVLEGYGLTECSPVVSVTKNGEVRPGSVGTPLSHLEVKIGENSEVLVKGDSVFKGYHNMPELNKEIFTEDGFFRTGDQGRFDEDGYLYLTGRIKELLKTSTGKYVSPNPIELEISRHPLVEQALVIANDRKFASVLIFLNPVNARRFLQRDKYDFDINKAMESTRINEALQRHITRINKKLNHWEQIRKWTLIGDNLTVESGLLTPTLKIRRKAAEERYAEEIEEMYK from the coding sequence ATGGAACCGCTACAGACTCCTTCCCTCGTCCACCTCTTCTTCACCAACTGCGAACGAGAGGATTTCGCCGGATGGTACCACCGCAAAAACGAACAGTGGGTGCATTTTTCCAGGCAGGATCTCCGCGATCACACCCGTTTCTTGGCATTGGCCTTTAAGAAGCACGGCATCAATCCGGGCCAGAGCATCGGCATTGTAGCCAACAGCTGCCCCGAATGGGTCATGACCGACATCGCCTCCCAAATCAACCACGCGAAAGTCGTTCCCCTGTTCCCCAACATCTCCTCGGAGAATTTCAATTTTCAGTGCGACGATTCAGACGTCCAGATTCTCCTTTTGAACAACGTAAAGGAACTGGATAAGCCCCTTCAGGAATGTCTGGGCAGATTCAAGGCTGTCATCTGCATCGACCCCACCTCCGAGCTTCCGGAAAATGGCGTTTATTGGAACGCCCTTCTGAAGGAAGGCGAAGAACTTTCCAAGGACGAGCAGTCCACCCTTTGGCTGGTCCGCCAGGTTGAAAAAATCCATTCCGACATGCCATTCAGCATCATCTACACCAGCGGTTCTACCGGCCGTCCCAAGGGTGTGGAACTGACCCACAGAAACATGCTGAGCCAGATCCAGGTCATCAAGCGGGAGTACATCCATCTCGACCGCAAAACCGACGTGGCCCTCGTCATCTTGCCGGTAGCCCACGTTCTGGAGCGCATGACCATTTACTTCTACATCATCAACGGAACCAAGGTCTATTTCGGCGACACTCCGAAGAACACTTCCAAGTTGATGGCAGAGGTTCGTCCCACCGTGATGATGGTGGTGCCCCGCATTTTGGAACGCGTGTACGAAAGCATGACCGGCGCAGCAGACAAGCTACACGGCCCGAAGCGCTGGCTTTTGAATCGCGCCATCAAGTTCGCCAAGATTGCAGACCCCACCAAGAAGGGTTTCAGCCTGGGCAAGATTATTTACGACAAGCTGGTCTACAGCAAGATGCGCGACGCTATCGGCGGCCGCTACCGCATTATCGTTTCTGGCGGCGGCGCATTGAACAAGTCCATCTGCCGTTTTCTCTTGAACGTGGGCGTCAACGTGCTGGAAGGCTACGGCCTCACCGAATGCTCCCCCGTGGTCAGCGTCACCAAGAACGGCGAAGTCCGCCCGGGAAGCGTAGGCACACCCCTTTCCCATCTTGAAGTGAAGATCGGCGAAAACAGCGAAGTCCTGGTGAAGGGAGACAGCGTGTTCAAGGGCTACCACAACATGCCCGAACTGAACAAGGAAATTTTCACAGAAGATGGTTTCTTCAGAACAGGCGACCAGGGCCGTTTCGACGAAGACGGTTACTTGTACCTTACCGGCCGCATTAAGGAATTGCTGAAGACCAGCACAGGCAAGTACGTGAGCCCCAATCCCATCGAACTTGAAATCAGCCGCCATCCGCTGGTGGAACAGGCTCTGGTGATTGCAAACGACCGCAAGTTCGCTTCCGTGCTCATTTTCTTGAACCCGGTGAACGCACGCCGCTTCCTGCAGCGCGACAAGTACGATTTTGACATCAACAAGGCAATGGAATCCACCCGCATCAACGAAGCCTTGCAGCGTCACATCACCCGCATCAACAAGAAGCTGAACCATTGGGAACAGATCCGCAAGTGGACTCTCATTGGCGACAACCTCACCGTTGAATCAGGCTTGCTCACTCCCACCCTCAAGATTCGTCGCAAGGCTGCAGAAGAACGCTACGCCGAAGAAATCGAAGAAATGTACAAGTAG
- a CDS encoding pectate lyase translates to MNLFKTAFAAATALGFASAASAAITVNSAEGWLESAFVEWAPVSGASSYTVLADGKAIDNQLIRNYGSYMRADVLGLKAGSHTLQVKSDNGEASAEKTVTVKAHDRSGFGFSNGRVPGAYNTDGTLKSGAVVVYVTENTKNKVTMDVTMDSKGTKKTCLSFQGILNCMKKGYETRPVDFRFIGTVTDSDSLVAGDMVIETGSSENSYVTVEGVGNDATANGWGIRLKSAQNVEVRNMGIMNVNSSEGDNIGLQQNNQYVWVHNNDMFYGDAGSDKDQVKGDGALDCKKSTYITFSYNHFWDNGKSNLLGLSEGTTEGLYITYHHNWYDHSDSRHPRVRFYSAHVYNNYYDGNAKYGIGSTLGSSVFAEANYFRNCKYPMMTSMQGSDVYAGTEKRDPTNYATFSKENGGSIKAFNNYIEGGTFIPYGASKYTLKGSEVSVGSINTKQDFDAYVITSRNQEMPSTVTSYAGGNKHNNFDLSGSMYKYTADAPADAKANVTKYAGRVQGGDFKWTFTAADDELYEVNQPLKNALVAYKTSLKAVQGEGSMAPIETPVTSSSSVVPASSSSSVNNSSSSVNSSSSVKPASSSSVGGSEGATGSIKGDIVHNFTEDALSSDVFDFMGTLSTSKGTVDYAGETLSRCLKMESATSIDFTLESAGKMTLVFNDGFTGAVKIDGNKVSASNGVVEVELAKGAHSITKGDVANLYLIVIKLDGAVIESSSSEGGEGETEGSGEGETEGSGEGETESFTATVAANANPLFYNSRECRLEVSGEVRRLDILRMDGRKVRALPAQGANGMTFDLNDVQPGVYLVRALVGSQLLVQKIVKK, encoded by the coding sequence ATGAATCTTTTCAAAACCGCTTTCGCTGCCGCAACCGCTCTTGGTTTCGCTTCCGCAGCTTCTGCCGCTATTACCGTGAATTCCGCCGAAGGCTGGCTTGAATCCGCTTTCGTGGAATGGGCTCCTGTCAGTGGCGCCTCCAGCTATACCGTTCTTGCCGACGGCAAGGCTATCGACAACCAGTTGATCCGTAACTACGGCTCCTATATGCGTGCCGATGTCCTTGGTCTCAAGGCTGGTTCCCATACCCTTCAGGTGAAGTCCGATAATGGTGAAGCTTCTGCAGAAAAGACTGTGACCGTCAAGGCTCACGATCGCTCCGGTTTTGGTTTCAGCAATGGCCGCGTTCCTGGCGCCTACAATACCGATGGTACTTTGAAGAGTGGTGCTGTGGTTGTTTATGTCACCGAAAATACCAAGAATAAGGTGACTATGGACGTGACCATGGATTCCAAGGGTACAAAGAAAACCTGCCTTAGCTTCCAGGGTATTTTGAACTGCATGAAGAAGGGTTACGAAACCCGTCCGGTGGACTTCCGCTTTATCGGTACCGTGACCGACTCTGATTCTCTCGTGGCTGGCGACATGGTCATTGAAACTGGTAGCTCCGAAAACTCCTACGTCACTGTGGAAGGCGTGGGTAACGACGCTACGGCCAATGGCTGGGGCATCCGTCTCAAGAGCGCCCAGAACGTGGAAGTCCGTAACATGGGCATTATGAACGTGAACAGCTCCGAAGGCGACAACATCGGCCTTCAGCAGAACAACCAGTACGTTTGGGTTCACAACAACGACATGTTCTACGGCGATGCCGGTTCCGACAAGGACCAGGTTAAGGGCGATGGTGCCTTGGACTGCAAGAAGTCTACTTACATTACTTTCAGCTACAACCATTTCTGGGATAACGGCAAGTCCAATTTGCTGGGTCTTTCCGAAGGTACCACCGAAGGCTTGTACATCACTTATCATCACAACTGGTATGACCATTCCGATAGCCGTCATCCTCGCGTCCGCTTCTACAGCGCCCACGTTTACAACAACTACTACGATGGCAACGCCAAGTACGGTATCGGCTCCACCTTGGGCTCCTCTGTGTTCGCAGAAGCAAACTATTTCCGTAACTGCAAGTACCCCATGATGACCTCCATGCAGGGCTCCGATGTTTACGCCGGAACTGAAAAGCGTGATCCCACCAACTACGCAACTTTCAGTAAGGAAAACGGTGGTTCCATCAAGGCATTCAACAACTACATCGAGGGCGGAACCTTCATTCCTTATGGCGCAAGCAAGTACACCTTGAAGGGTTCTGAAGTATCTGTTGGCTCCATCAATACCAAGCAGGATTTTGACGCCTACGTCATTACCAGCCGCAATCAGGAAATGCCTTCTACCGTAACGTCCTATGCTGGCGGAAACAAGCACAACAACTTTGACTTGAGCGGCTCCATGTACAAATACACTGCAGACGCTCCGGCCGATGCCAAGGCTAACGTTACCAAGTATGCGGGCCGCGTCCAGGGTGGCGATTTCAAGTGGACCTTTACTGCTGCCGACGATGAACTCTACGAAGTCAATCAGCCACTGAAGAACGCCTTGGTTGCCTACAAGACTTCCTTGAAGGCTGTGCAGGGCGAAGGCAGCATGGCTCCCATTGAAACTCCGGTAACTTCCAGTAGCTCTGTGGTTCCTGCAAGCTCCTCCAGCTCCGTGAACAACTCCTCCAGCTCCGTGAACAGTTCCTCCAGTGTTAAGCCTGCAAGCTCCAGTTCCGTTGGCGGCTCCGAAGGTGCAACCGGTTCCATCAAGGGCGACATCGTTCATAACTTCACCGAAGACGCTCTCTCCAGCGACGTATTTGACTTCATGGGAACTCTCTCCACCAGCAAGGGAACCGTGGACTACGCTGGCGAAACCCTTTCCCGCTGCCTCAAGATGGAATCCGCTACCAGCATCGATTTCACTCTGGAATCCGCTGGCAAGATGACCTTGGTATTCAACGATGGATTTACCGGTGCTGTGAAGATTGACGGCAACAAGGTTTCTGCAAGCAACGGCGTTGTTGAAGTGGAACTTGCCAAGGGTGCTCACTCCATTACCAAGGGCGATGTAGCGAACCTCTACCTGATCGTAATCAAGCTGGATGGAGCTGTGATTGAATCTTCCAGCAGCGAAGGTGGTGAAGGCGAAACCGAAGGCTCCGGTGAAGGCGAAACCGAAGGCTCCGGTGAAGGCGAAACCGAATCCTTTACCGCAACAGTTGCTGCCAATGCAAATCCGCTCTTCTACAATTCCCGCGAATGCCGCTTGGAAGTAAGTGGTGAAGTTCGTCGCCTCGACATCCTCCGCATGGATGGCCGCAAGGTCCGTGCTTTGCCTGCCCAGGGGGCTAATGGAATGACCTTTGACTTGAACGATGTTCAGCCGGGTGTCTATCTGGTGCGTGCCTTGGTAGGAAGCCAATTGCTGGTGCAGAAAATCGTGAAGAAGTAA
- a CDS encoding CIA30 family protein has protein sequence MKKIVAAALLAAATSAMALSASRVGPVSTYGPLKANGGKLSGTCPQYANSAVQVKGMSLFWSSAADSSTNFYTEKALNRMVSEMGIEVVRFAMGVKSDFDKGRGYITGGEDLQKAYLKNMVSAAVDNDIYIIIDWHIESGTGYTSDAVKFFEYAAQQYGKYHNVIFEVWNEPVGADMGTVASHANSVISAIRKYSDNLVLIGSPEWSSHPEQCATASISDPKRNYACTLHFYAATHGVGNGGYNSRAEEAMSKGVPVFASEWGTVSADGNGGANQSASDAWNSWMNTNKVSWANWSASAMNEGSAAFKNLAFDNGLTFTTSGNIVKGYLSGSHNYSDCGLGNGGSSGGNGGFSTGVANGAATDIIDDLEDGDRFAYTGGWWSAFADSDDNTDGLGKTSISNGKFTNDFGKDVYDVLLPTKSGDKNTSKYMAGIEGIKLSQGAYQYAPYVAIGLNLKRDTTIIDLSKCNAISYKFKGAAHNFRVETSLVTNWNFHHVAKDGSAEWKEVELTWDQFNQEDWGDKANHFNLKSGMNKVQRFAWEVKGALDVPDNMNQPKYNYLYVDDVRCDGVTVSAIAGGSSTPVAKSSSSIAAPKSSSSMQVAVTSSSSVQQVLGPAVLIDDVEDGDEVLKTGGTWYAYNDKENGGLSSITNTYDATLPGYVVNFLGSKDPTNGTQGFVGIEGIVWNQGTYKEAPFVALGLNTMADTTKGLDLSTCSGISYRYKGNAHIFKIQDGQVKDYAYHQAKQVTESGWTTVELTWDEIYQPAWGEEVELNKAGIKKMSWEVVGYKGFDYQPDLPYLYVDDVTCFVQSAGIKTVAAKSSIKLSVQNGMLNVVVAKSGKARVQVFDMMGHVVANVSENLNAGANQIALPALSSGNYMVRVMSGSEAKTARITLR, from the coding sequence ATGAAGAAAATTGTCGCTGCCGCTCTTCTCGCCGCTGCAACATCTGCAATGGCATTGAGTGCAAGCCGTGTTGGTCCTGTGAGCACCTATGGTCCGCTCAAGGCTAACGGTGGTAAACTGTCTGGCACTTGCCCCCAGTATGCAAATTCTGCTGTTCAGGTGAAGGGTATGAGCCTTTTCTGGAGTTCTGCAGCAGATAGCTCTACGAACTTCTACACTGAAAAGGCCTTGAACCGCATGGTTTCTGAAATGGGTATCGAAGTGGTCCGTTTCGCTATGGGTGTCAAGAGTGATTTCGATAAGGGTCGTGGCTATATCACTGGCGGTGAAGATCTTCAGAAGGCATACTTGAAGAACATGGTTTCCGCAGCAGTGGACAACGATATTTATATCATCATTGACTGGCATATTGAAAGCGGTACCGGTTATACCAGCGACGCAGTCAAGTTCTTTGAATATGCAGCTCAGCAGTATGGTAAGTATCACAACGTGATTTTCGAAGTATGGAACGAACCTGTCGGTGCCGATATGGGTACTGTCGCTTCTCACGCAAACTCCGTAATCTCTGCAATCCGTAAGTATTCCGACAACCTGGTCCTTATCGGTAGCCCGGAATGGTCCAGCCATCCGGAACAGTGCGCAACAGCAAGCATTTCTGACCCCAAGAGGAACTACGCTTGTACCTTGCATTTCTATGCAGCAACTCATGGCGTTGGCAATGGTGGCTACAACAGCCGTGCCGAAGAAGCTATGAGCAAGGGCGTTCCCGTTTTCGCTTCCGAATGGGGAACCGTTTCTGCTGATGGTAACGGCGGTGCAAACCAGTCTGCAAGCGATGCTTGGAACTCCTGGATGAACACCAACAAGGTTTCCTGGGCTAACTGGTCTGCTTCTGCAATGAACGAAGGTTCTGCTGCTTTCAAGAACCTCGCTTTTGATAACGGTTTGACTTTTACAACCTCTGGTAACATCGTTAAGGGTTACTTGTCTGGTTCCCACAACTATTCTGATTGCGGCCTCGGCAATGGTGGCTCTTCCGGTGGTAACGGCGGCTTCTCTACTGGTGTCGCTAATGGTGCTGCCACTGACATCATCGATGACTTGGAAGACGGTGACCGTTTTGCATATACCGGTGGTTGGTGGTCTGCATTTGCTGACTCCGATGACAATACCGACGGTCTCGGCAAGACTTCCATTTCCAACGGTAAGTTTACCAATGATTTCGGTAAGGATGTCTACGACGTTCTCTTGCCCACAAAGAGCGGTGACAAGAATACTTCCAAGTACATGGCCGGTATCGAAGGCATCAAGCTTTCTCAGGGTGCTTACCAGTACGCTCCGTATGTCGCTATCGGCTTGAACCTGAAGCGTGACACCACTATTATTGATTTGAGCAAGTGCAATGCCATTAGCTATAAGTTCAAGGGCGCAGCTCATAACTTCCGCGTTGAAACTTCTCTCGTGACCAACTGGAACTTCCATCACGTTGCCAAGGATGGCTCTGCTGAATGGAAGGAAGTGGAACTTACTTGGGACCAGTTCAACCAGGAAGACTGGGGCGATAAGGCTAACCACTTTAACCTCAAGAGCGGTATGAACAAGGTTCAGCGCTTTGCTTGGGAAGTTAAGGGAGCTCTTGATGTTCCCGATAACATGAACCAGCCGAAGTACAACTACCTCTATGTGGACGATGTCCGTTGCGACGGTGTTACCGTTTCTGCTATTGCAGGTGGTTCTTCTACTCCGGTTGCTAAGTCCAGCTCTTCTATCGCAGCTCCGAAGTCCTCCTCTTCTATGCAGGTTGCTGTGACTTCTTCTTCTTCTGTTCAGCAGGTTCTCGGCCCCGCCGTTCTTATTGATGACGTGGAAGATGGTGACGAAGTTTTGAAGACCGGCGGTACCTGGTATGCTTATAATGATAAGGAAAATGGTGGTTTGTCCTCCATTACCAATACCTACGATGCAACTCTTCCGGGCTATGTGGTGAACTTCCTTGGTTCTAAGGACCCGACCAATGGTACTCAGGGCTTTGTTGGTATCGAAGGCATTGTCTGGAATCAGGGTACCTATAAGGAAGCTCCCTTTGTTGCTCTTGGCCTTAACACCATGGCTGACACTACCAAGGGTCTTGACTTGAGCACTTGCTCCGGTATTTCTTACCGCTATAAGGGTAACGCTCACATCTTCAAGATTCAGGATGGTCAGGTTAAGGACTATGCTTACCATCAGGCCAAGCAGGTTACTGAATCTGGCTGGACTACAGTTGAACTTACCTGGGATGAAATCTATCAGCCTGCTTGGGGTGAAGAAGTTGAATTGAACAAGGCTGGCATCAAGAAGATGTCTTGGGAAGTCGTTGGTTACAAGGGCTTTGACTATCAGCCGGATCTTCCGTACCTCTATGTTGACGACGTGACTTGCTTCGTTCAGTCCGCTGGCATCAAGACTGTTGCTGCAAAGAGCTCCATCAAGCTCAGTGTCCAGAACGGCATGCTGAATGTTGTCGTTGCAAAGTCTGGCAAGGCTCGCGTCCAAGTCTTCGACATGATGGGTCACGTTGTGGCTAATGTCTCCGAAAACTTGAATGCTGGTGCAAACCAGATTGCTCTGCCGGCTCTCTCCAGTGGCAACTACATGGTTCGCGTCATGAGCGGTAGCGAAGCTAAGACTGCTCGCATCACCCTCCGCTAA
- the tgt gene encoding tRNA guanosine(34) transglycosylase Tgt has translation MNRFELLKTSKKSKARLGVLHTDHGDIHTPIFMPVGTEATVKSVTPAQLKDLKAEIILANTYHLYLRPTTPKIAAAGGIHKFMSWDRPVLTDSGGFQVWSLKDLRKIKPEGVEFRSILDGSKHFFSPATVMQAQREIGADIIMAFDECTPYPSTEKEAEHSLNFTLKWTKEAMDWLKANPEIHGYEQKFFGIVQGGMHKHLRKQAIERIAELEPDGFAMGGLSVGEPTETMYEIADFCTDYLPKDHARYVMGVGTPWNLLELIGRGVDMCDCVMPTRNARNGMLFTSEGVLRYKAARHAEEYDKPVDPNCDCYCCRNFSRAYLRHLHHAGESLGFTLASIHNLHFYLHLMQEAKDHIAADDFEEWSKAKIEVLQRDLQ, from the coding sequence ATGAATCGTTTTGAACTTTTGAAGACCTCCAAGAAGTCCAAGGCACGCCTGGGCGTGCTCCATACGGACCACGGCGACATCCATACGCCGATTTTCATGCCCGTGGGCACCGAAGCTACCGTAAAATCGGTAACTCCCGCCCAGCTTAAGGACTTGAAGGCCGAAATTATCTTGGCAAACACCTACCACCTGTACCTGCGCCCCACCACCCCGAAGATCGCAGCCGCCGGCGGCATCCACAAGTTTATGAGCTGGGATCGCCCGGTTTTGACCGATAGCGGTGGATTCCAGGTCTGGAGTTTGAAGGATTTGCGCAAGATCAAGCCCGAAGGCGTGGAGTTCAGAAGCATTCTGGACGGTTCCAAGCACTTTTTCAGCCCCGCCACCGTGATGCAGGCCCAGCGCGAAATCGGCGCCGACATCATCATGGCTTTTGACGAGTGTACCCCCTACCCCAGCACCGAGAAGGAAGCGGAACATAGCCTGAATTTCACCCTGAAGTGGACCAAGGAAGCCATGGACTGGCTGAAGGCCAATCCGGAAATCCACGGTTACGAACAGAAGTTCTTTGGCATTGTGCAGGGCGGTATGCATAAGCACCTGCGTAAACAGGCCATCGAACGTATTGCGGAACTGGAGCCCGATGGATTTGCTATGGGCGGCCTCTCCGTAGGCGAACCCACGGAAACCATGTACGAAATCGCAGATTTCTGCACCGACTACCTCCCCAAGGACCACGCCCGCTATGTGATGGGCGTCGGCACTCCCTGGAACCTGCTGGAACTTATCGGCAGAGGCGTGGACATGTGCGACTGCGTGATGCCCACCCGTAATGCAAGAAACGGCATGCTCTTCACCAGCGAAGGCGTTTTGCGCTATAAGGCCGCCCGCCACGCCGAAGAATACGACAAGCCCGTGGATCCTAATTGCGATTGCTACTGCTGCCGAAACTTCAGCCGCGCCTACCTACGCCACTTGCACCACGCAGGCGAAAGCCTGGGCTTTACTCTGGCAAGCATTCATAACCTTCACTTCTATCTGCACCTGATGCAGGAAGCCAAGGACCACATTGCCGCAGACGATTTCGAAGAATGGTCTAAGGCAAAGATCGAAGTCCTGCAGAGAGATTTGCAGTAA